Proteins encoded within one genomic window of Streptomyces sp. NBC_01237:
- a CDS encoding ABC-F family ATP-binding cassette domain-containing protein, whose amino-acid sequence MANPTLPSTSVTCSGLSFDWPDGTPLFDGLSLTIGRGRTGLVGTNGTGKSTLLRLLAGRLLPSRGSVTAGGSLAYLPQNITLDTTLSVEQALGIAGRRAALSAIEAGDVDEKHFATIGDDWDVEERARATLDSLGLNDVELDRTVGEMSGGETVLLRLAALLLERPDVLLLDEPTNNLDLFARRRLYEAVDSWRSGVLVVVSHDRELLERVDRIAELRNGSVSWYGGGWSAYREALATQQEAAERMLRAADADVRRQKRELEESHIKVARRERHGRKVEAERRLPKILAGARKRAAQESAGKLRGVHEDRLSEARERREEAADAIHSDAEIRVSLPRTAVPAGRTVLTLHRLRPRFGKLRDGELHVHGPERIALVGRNGAGKTTLLRTLTGQLAPLEGEARTFVPWRFLPQRLDVLDERLSVVANVARMAPGVDDNHIRSQLARFLFKGARAEQLAGTLSGGERFRAALAATMLAAPAPQLVMMDEPTNNLDMASVRQLTSALESYEGALLIAGHDLPFLESVGITRWLLVGEELSETTADEVRSMLEATEAG is encoded by the coding sequence ATGGCCAACCCCACCCTCCCCAGTACCTCTGTGACCTGCTCGGGCCTGTCCTTCGACTGGCCGGACGGCACCCCCCTCTTCGACGGGCTTTCCCTCACCATCGGCCGGGGACGAACCGGCCTGGTCGGCACCAACGGCACAGGCAAATCCACTCTGCTGCGCCTGCTGGCCGGACGGCTGCTCCCCTCCCGGGGATCGGTGACGGCCGGCGGCAGCCTCGCCTACCTGCCGCAGAACATCACCCTCGACACGACACTGAGCGTCGAACAGGCCCTGGGCATCGCGGGGCGGCGGGCCGCGCTGAGCGCCATCGAGGCCGGAGACGTCGACGAAAAGCACTTCGCGACGATCGGCGACGACTGGGACGTCGAGGAGCGGGCTCGGGCGACCCTGGACTCACTGGGGCTCAACGACGTCGAACTGGACCGCACCGTGGGCGAGATGTCCGGCGGGGAGACCGTTCTGCTGCGCCTGGCCGCGCTGCTGCTGGAGCGCCCCGACGTCCTCCTGCTCGACGAACCGACCAACAACCTCGACCTGTTCGCCCGCCGTCGGCTCTACGAGGCGGTCGACTCCTGGCGCTCCGGTGTACTGGTCGTGGTCAGCCACGACCGTGAACTGCTGGAACGCGTGGACCGTATCGCCGAGCTGCGCAACGGATCGGTGAGCTGGTACGGGGGTGGCTGGTCCGCCTACCGGGAGGCACTGGCCACCCAGCAGGAAGCGGCCGAACGCATGCTGCGGGCCGCCGATGCCGACGTACGGCGACAGAAGCGCGAGCTGGAGGAGTCCCACATCAAAGTGGCCCGCCGGGAGCGGCACGGCAGGAAGGTGGAAGCCGAGCGGCGGCTGCCGAAGATCCTCGCCGGTGCGCGGAAGCGCGCCGCGCAGGAATCGGCGGGCAAGCTGCGAGGTGTGCACGAGGACCGGCTCAGTGAGGCGCGCGAGCGGCGCGAGGAGGCCGCGGACGCGATCCACAGCGATGCCGAGATCAGGGTGAGCCTTCCCCGTACGGCCGTGCCCGCCGGCCGCACCGTGCTGACCCTGCACCGGCTGCGCCCACGGTTCGGCAAGCTGCGCGACGGCGAACTCCATGTGCACGGGCCCGAACGCATCGCGCTGGTCGGGCGCAACGGGGCCGGGAAGACCACGCTGCTGCGCACCCTCACCGGACAGCTCGCGCCCCTGGAGGGCGAGGCCAGGACGTTCGTGCCGTGGAGATTCCTCCCGCAGCGTCTGGATGTGCTGGACGAGCGGCTGAGCGTCGTGGCGAACGTGGCGCGCATGGCACCAGGGGTCGACGACAACCACATCCGCTCCCAGCTCGCGCGGTTCCTGTTCAAGGGGGCGCGCGCCGAGCAGCTCGCGGGCACGCTCTCGGGCGGGGAACGCTTCCGAGCCGCACTCGCGGCGACGATGCTCGCCGCACCGGCACCCCAACTGGTCATGATGGACGAACCGACCAACAACCTGGACATGGCCAGCGTGCGGCAGCTGACGAGCGCGCTCGAATCCTATGAAGGCGCGCTCCTGATCGCGGGCCACGATCTGCCCTTCCTCGAATCGGTCGGCATCACCCGCTGGCTGCTCGTCGGGGAGGAGCTGAGCGAGACCACCGCCGATGAGGTCCGGAGCATGCTCGAAGCGACGGAGGCGGGCTGA
- a CDS encoding winged helix DNA-binding domain-containing protein, translated as MRITARELNRSTLARQLLLRREALGATEGIRRVVALQAQQAASPYLALWNRLVAFDPAELDAAFDDRTVVKSTLMRITLHAVHADDFRDFRQAVQPSVRAARLGDRFTASGLTAEDADVLVPELLAFADRPRTAAEFEAWLTQRLSGPPKPGAWWGLRQYAPLLHAPTTPPWSFGIRPSYIAPAARPEQNDPGTSAASLRTLVLRYLQGFGPASGADVAQFALVQRTRARAALAALAADGEIERLGGPDGEELFDTPGAPRPDGDAPAPPRLMAMWDSTLLAYSDRSRVIPPQYRGFVIRRNGDVLPALLVDGYVAGVWRTTGGGVEVTAFHDLPDEVWEEIAAEARSLTAFLADREPAVYRRYDHWWSKLPGSGARLLPGR; from the coding sequence ATGAGAATCACGGCGCGCGAGCTCAACCGCTCCACACTCGCGCGGCAGTTGCTGCTGCGGCGGGAAGCCCTCGGCGCCACCGAGGGAATACGGCGCGTGGTGGCGCTTCAGGCGCAACAGGCGGCCTCGCCCTATCTCGCGCTGTGGAACCGGCTGGTGGCCTTCGACCCGGCGGAGCTCGATGCCGCCTTCGACGACCGCACGGTCGTCAAGTCGACCCTGATGCGGATCACGCTGCACGCCGTGCACGCCGACGATTTCCGGGACTTCCGCCAGGCCGTGCAGCCGTCGGTGCGTGCCGCCAGACTGGGTGACCGCTTCACGGCATCGGGGCTGACCGCCGAGGACGCCGACGTACTGGTCCCGGAACTGCTGGCGTTCGCCGACCGGCCCCGAACGGCTGCGGAATTCGAGGCGTGGCTCACACAACGGCTGAGCGGGCCGCCGAAGCCCGGAGCGTGGTGGGGGCTGCGGCAGTACGCGCCCCTGCTGCACGCGCCCACGACACCACCGTGGTCGTTCGGCATCCGTCCGTCCTACATCGCTCCTGCGGCCCGCCCGGAGCAGAACGATCCCGGGACATCGGCCGCGTCCCTGCGGACGCTGGTCCTGCGCTACCTCCAGGGGTTCGGGCCCGCGTCGGGGGCGGACGTGGCGCAGTTCGCACTGGTCCAGCGGACCCGGGCCAGGGCGGCATTGGCCGCACTCGCCGCTGACGGTGAGATCGAGCGGCTGGGGGGACCGGACGGCGAGGAACTGTTCGACACGCCGGGCGCACCGCGTCCGGACGGGGATGCGCCGGCACCGCCGCGGCTGATGGCGATGTGGGACAGCACGCTGCTGGCCTACTCCGACCGCAGCCGTGTCATTCCCCCGCAGTACCGGGGGTTCGTCATCCGCAGAAACGGCGATGTGCTGCCGGCCCTCCTGGTCGACGGGTACGTCGCAGGGGTGTGGCGCACGACCGGGGGAGGCGTCGAGGTGACCGCCTTCCACGACCTGCCGGACGAGGTCTGGGAGGAGATCGCCGCCGAGGCCCGTTCGCTGACTGCCTTCCTCGCCGACCGCGAACCGGCGGTCTACCGCCGCTACGACCACTGGTGGAGCAAGCTTCCCGGCTCCGGGGCCCGGCTGCTCCCCGGGCGCTGA
- a CDS encoding PP2C family protein-serine/threonine phosphatase, giving the protein MNRRRTSRSASAEDLLNTLQSLTARARQEVELHQARVELAQALQREMLPSSLPTLPGLEAAAGYAPARHGLDIGGDWYDGFPLPDGALAFAIGDVQGHDVEAAAFMGQIRIAMRAIAATTSDPGEVMGRTNDLLLSVDSGLFATCTFLRLDPLTWELHSARAGHVACVWASVDGSSGITEDPGGLPLGIQTGEAYPVTRRTLDTAGALVLLTDGVVEGPSLLIEDGLDRVRRLVGAHAGASAEELADEVLGAAESTGHEDDAAVLVLRHEATARRTR; this is encoded by the coding sequence ATGAACCGGCGTCGGACTTCCCGCTCAGCAAGCGCCGAGGACCTGCTCAATACGCTGCAGAGTCTTACCGCCCGGGCCCGGCAGGAAGTGGAACTGCACCAGGCCCGGGTGGAGCTGGCGCAGGCCCTCCAGCGCGAGATGCTGCCGTCATCCCTGCCCACGCTTCCCGGACTTGAGGCGGCGGCGGGTTATGCCCCCGCTCGTCATGGGCTGGACATCGGCGGCGACTGGTACGACGGGTTCCCGCTCCCCGACGGGGCCCTCGCCTTCGCCATCGGCGATGTGCAGGGGCACGACGTCGAGGCGGCGGCCTTCATGGGGCAGATACGCATAGCCATGCGCGCGATCGCGGCCACGACGTCCGATCCGGGTGAGGTCATGGGCCGAACCAACGATCTACTGCTGTCCGTTGACTCCGGCCTCTTCGCCACGTGTACGTTCCTCCGGCTCGATCCGCTCACCTGGGAGCTGCACAGCGCTCGGGCCGGCCATGTGGCCTGCGTATGGGCGAGTGTGGACGGGTCGTCCGGCATCACCGAGGACCCCGGGGGGTTGCCTCTCGGCATCCAGACCGGGGAGGCGTATCCCGTCACCCGGCGCACGCTCGACACTGCCGGGGCCCTCGTGCTGCTCACCGACGGCGTCGTCGAGGGGCCGTCGCTGCTGATCGAGGACGGTCTGGACAGGGTGCGGCGCCTCGTCGGCGCCCATGCCGGTGCGAGCGCCGAGGAACTGGCCGATGAGGTGCTGGGTGCGGCGGAGTCCACGGGCCACGAGGACGACGCGGCGGTGCTCGTCCTGCGTCACGAGGCCACCGCACGCCGGACACGGTGA
- the mptB gene encoding polyprenol phosphomannose-dependent alpha 1,6 mannosyltransferase MptB yields the protein MWALSAEGYRRLGVAGSAAAAAGGWAAGSLPARDPWGLWVPHGSGVTVAAAVLAYIGLTLLVIAWWGYGRTGASVRATLITLVWWAAPLVLAPPLYSADVYSYISQGAMVLEGHDVYSVGPSVLDPGGLGGDAAASVGGHWTDTPAPYGPFFLVLARAVVQLTGGTIVPTVLGMRLIALAALVLIVWAVRHLAREHGRSESAALWLAVLNPLLLMHVVGGMHNDGLMIGLMLAGIVLATRGRWIAGSVLIGLAMMVKSPAAVALLFIGVIMYRASTGPLVRRAAKGLLAPGLVAGTVAAGATLAAGTGFGWLGTQSVAGSIHTALSATSDLGLLFGESLRLLLGTDPEPVKSAVQTLGLAAALVLIALLAWRAANGRSAPVPALGLALLALVALSPMVQPWYLLWGMAVIAATQAHGRTVKVLTVLSASLVYETHPTGATPVYAFVLTGIACVLATFAVRRAPADPGPPACGPVGERPGIPQETGPAMTS from the coding sequence ATGTGGGCATTGAGCGCTGAAGGGTACCGTCGGCTCGGAGTGGCCGGTTCCGCCGCGGCCGCCGCGGGTGGCTGGGCCGCCGGAAGTCTGCCTGCCCGCGACCCGTGGGGACTCTGGGTCCCCCACGGGTCCGGGGTGACCGTGGCAGCCGCCGTTCTCGCGTACATCGGGCTGACGCTTCTCGTCATCGCCTGGTGGGGGTACGGCAGGACCGGGGCGTCAGTCCGCGCCACGCTCATCACCCTCGTGTGGTGGGCGGCCCCGCTCGTACTGGCACCGCCGCTCTACAGCGCTGATGTGTACAGCTACATCTCCCAGGGGGCGATGGTCCTCGAAGGACATGACGTCTACAGCGTGGGACCGTCGGTTCTCGACCCCGGTGGGCTCGGCGGTGACGCCGCCGCGAGCGTCGGCGGGCACTGGACGGACACACCCGCTCCGTACGGCCCCTTCTTCCTGGTCCTCGCGCGAGCGGTGGTCCAGCTCACGGGCGGGACGATCGTTCCCACCGTGCTGGGCATGCGGCTCATCGCCCTGGCCGCGCTGGTCCTGATCGTGTGGGCTGTGCGGCACCTCGCGCGCGAGCACGGCAGGAGCGAGAGCGCTGCTCTGTGGCTCGCCGTACTCAACCCGCTGCTGCTCATGCATGTCGTCGGCGGAATGCACAACGACGGCCTGATGATCGGCCTCATGCTGGCGGGCATCGTGCTCGCCACCCGTGGCAGGTGGATCGCGGGGAGCGTGCTCATCGGGCTCGCCATGATGGTGAAGTCCCCGGCGGCCGTCGCACTGCTGTTCATCGGCGTGATCATGTACAGGGCATCGACCGGCCCTCTCGTACGCAGGGCGGCCAAGGGGCTGCTGGCGCCCGGCCTCGTCGCGGGGACCGTTGCCGCAGGAGCGACGCTGGCCGCGGGCACGGGCTTCGGCTGGCTCGGGACCCAGAGCGTCGCGGGCTCCATACACACGGCGCTGTCGGCCACCAGCGACCTGGGGCTGCTGTTCGGCGAATCGCTGCGCCTGCTTCTCGGTACCGATCCCGAACCGGTCAAGAGCGCCGTTCAGACCCTGGGCCTGGCGGCGGCGCTCGTACTGATCGCCCTCCTGGCCTGGCGGGCGGCGAACGGCCGCTCGGCCCCGGTGCCTGCCCTGGGCCTGGCACTGCTGGCCCTGGTCGCCCTTTCGCCCATGGTCCAGCCCTGGTACCTGCTGTGGGGCATGGCGGTGATCGCCGCCACGCAGGCACACGGCCGCACCGTCAAGGTGCTGACCGTGCTGTCGGCGTCGCTCGTCTACGAGACCCATCCCACGGGTGCCACCCCGGTCTACGCCTTCGTCCTGACGGGAATCGCCTGCGTACTGGCCACGTTCGCTGTCCGGCGGGCCCCGGCCGATCCCGGCCCGCCCGCCTGCGGCCCCGTCGGCGAACGACCCGGGATCCCACAGGAAACAGGCCCTGCCATGACCAGCTGA
- a CDS encoding MASE1 domain-containing protein, translating into MIRSEEARRRAVAVAQMLGVAAVYYGSGRLGLLREVVVHGSVVTPLWPPTGVALAALLVLGARIWPGIALGALLTITATSGSFTWSGLGIVTGNTAAPLCAYLMLRRVGFRSELAHLRDGIALVLLGAFAGMLISATVGSGVLMLAGKLPTSSFWLVWSSWWAGDAMGVLVVTPLLLVLRKVRLPRRSDRWLEASVLMIVTLVAGLVATRSSLSMIYLVFPVLIWAAIRFQLPGSAPCAFLVSVLAIVAGTDRVGPFADHSLVEIMVNLSLFNGCVALTALLLAAIVAEQSNIRRRTERAVEELQALVEQFAPLPGPPARRTADDDPPHGRDDGPSSRS; encoded by the coding sequence GTGATCCGCAGCGAAGAAGCCAGACGTCGGGCCGTGGCAGTCGCTCAGATGCTGGGCGTCGCCGCCGTCTACTACGGGTCGGGACGGCTCGGACTGCTCAGGGAAGTGGTGGTGCACGGTTCCGTCGTCACCCCGCTCTGGCCACCCACGGGTGTCGCCCTGGCTGCGCTGCTCGTTCTGGGTGCCAGGATCTGGCCGGGCATCGCGCTCGGCGCGCTCCTGACGATCACCGCGACCAGCGGCTCGTTCACATGGTCCGGTCTCGGCATCGTGACAGGCAATACCGCGGCCCCGCTGTGCGCGTACCTCATGCTGCGCCGGGTGGGTTTCCGGAGCGAGCTGGCACATCTGCGGGACGGCATCGCGCTGGTCCTTCTCGGCGCGTTCGCGGGGATGCTCATCAGCGCGACGGTGGGCAGCGGAGTGCTGATGCTCGCCGGCAAACTTCCCACCAGCAGCTTCTGGCTGGTCTGGTCGTCCTGGTGGGCGGGCGATGCCATGGGAGTGCTCGTGGTCACCCCGCTCCTGCTGGTCCTGCGCAAGGTGCGGCTTCCACGGAGGAGCGACCGGTGGCTGGAGGCGTCGGTCCTGATGATCGTCACGCTGGTGGCCGGTCTGGTGGCGACGAGAAGCTCACTGTCGATGATCTATTTGGTCTTCCCGGTCCTCATCTGGGCGGCGATCCGCTTTCAGCTGCCCGGTAGCGCCCCCTGCGCGTTCCTGGTGTCCGTGCTCGCGATCGTTGCCGGAACCGACCGGGTGGGGCCGTTCGCGGATCACAGCCTGGTGGAGATCATGGTCAACCTGTCGCTCTTCAACGGCTGTGTGGCGCTCACCGCCCTGCTGCTGGCCGCGATCGTGGCCGAGCAGTCGAACATTCGCCGGAGGACGGAGCGTGCCGTGGAGGAGTTGCAGGCATTGGTGGAGCAGTTCGCTCCGCTGCCGGGGCCACCTGCACGGCGCACCGCCGACGACGACCCGCCCCACGGTCGGGACGACGGGCCGTCCTCCCGCTCCTGA
- a CDS encoding antitoxin, giving the protein MSALDKLKRMLKGHEAQAGKAVDKGGDMIDERTKGKYSRHVDTAQDKLKQQLGTDRDQDGPPRT; this is encoded by the coding sequence ATGTCCGCGTTGGACAAGCTCAAGAGGATGCTCAAGGGACACGAGGCCCAGGCGGGCAAGGCCGTCGACAAGGGCGGTGACATGATCGACGAGAGGACCAAGGGCAAGTACAGCCGGCACGTCGACACCGCCCAGGACAAGCTCAAGCAGCAGCTCGGAACGGACCGCGACCAGGACGGGCCGCCCCGCACCTGA
- a CDS encoding ABC-F family ATP-binding cassette domain-containing protein, whose translation MSETQVDHSGAQDVLSGDHRSAHLLAENVHCVLGDRMVLRDVSLKVSRGERVGLIGENGRGKSTLLRALAGELPLRRGQVVRAVAGQVGFLPQEPGFPAGATIQDVLARATAEFGELAGRMRTAEELMASGNDDTGEVLAEYGRLQDEFERRGGWELDARVGEVLDVFGLGGTDRQRPTQTLSGGERSRLALAALVLTEPAGLLLDEPTNHLDDRAVDWLVRWLAQYRGPCLIASHDRVLLDTAVTAIVDLDGPAGSTVRYGGGYRAYLDERAAARARWWQRYRDWRQELADARRRLDRAARSGRTFSGIRDGDKLAYNAAGSAAEAAVARATRAARQQLVRLLDDEVLRPPEPLAFTPPENAELPDGVLIRAEGLVVGDVLRGVDLELPPGSLHVITGPNGAGKSTLLSVLAGHRAPDAGTVVRQPGLRIGHLPQDSRFARERRGLLDTFAAHRAVYADDAAAELTRFGLFGAADFDVPVNRLSVGQLRRLELALLFAQRPHLLLLDEPGNHLSPALVEQLQEAVEHFTGPVVMVTHDRALREHHRDGLLELADGRLVRPA comes from the coding sequence ATGTCCGAGACGCAGGTGGACCACAGCGGTGCGCAGGACGTGCTGTCCGGCGACCATCGCTCCGCGCACCTCCTCGCCGAGAACGTTCACTGTGTGCTCGGGGACCGGATGGTGCTGAGAGACGTATCGCTGAAGGTGTCACGGGGCGAGCGGGTGGGGCTGATCGGTGAGAACGGCCGGGGCAAGTCGACGCTGTTGCGCGCTCTCGCGGGTGAACTGCCGCTGCGGCGCGGTCAGGTCGTGCGCGCGGTCGCGGGCCAGGTGGGGTTCCTGCCGCAGGAGCCGGGCTTTCCGGCGGGCGCGACCATCCAGGATGTGCTCGCGCGGGCGACCGCCGAGTTCGGGGAACTGGCCGGACGGATGCGCACCGCCGAGGAGCTGATGGCATCCGGCAACGACGACACGGGCGAGGTGCTCGCCGAGTACGGCCGGCTCCAGGACGAGTTCGAACGACGTGGCGGCTGGGAACTCGACGCCCGCGTCGGTGAAGTGCTGGACGTCTTCGGCCTCGGTGGTACGGACCGGCAACGGCCCACACAGACGCTGTCGGGCGGGGAGCGGTCCCGCCTGGCGCTCGCCGCACTGGTCCTCACCGAACCCGCCGGGCTGCTGCTCGACGAGCCGACCAACCACCTCGACGACCGTGCGGTGGACTGGCTCGTCCGGTGGCTGGCCCAGTACCGGGGGCCGTGCCTCATCGCGTCGCACGACCGGGTGCTGCTCGACACCGCCGTCACCGCCATCGTCGATCTGGACGGCCCCGCCGGCTCCACCGTGCGGTACGGCGGTGGGTACCGTGCCTACCTCGACGAACGTGCCGCGGCGCGGGCGCGCTGGTGGCAGCGGTACCGCGACTGGCGCCAGGAGCTGGCCGACGCCCGTCGCCGGCTCGACAGGGCCGCCCGGTCCGGCCGCACCTTCAGCGGGATCCGGGACGGCGACAAGCTGGCCTACAACGCCGCCGGGAGCGCTGCCGAGGCCGCCGTCGCCCGTGCGACCCGCGCGGCCCGGCAACAACTGGTACGGCTGCTGGACGACGAAGTCCTCCGGCCACCGGAGCCACTGGCCTTCACGCCGCCCGAGAACGCGGAGCTGCCCGACGGCGTGCTGATCAGGGCCGAGGGACTGGTCGTCGGCGACGTGTTACGTGGTGTGGACCTGGAACTCCCACCCGGTTCGCTGCACGTCATCACCGGCCCGAACGGCGCCGGCAAGTCCACGCTCCTGTCCGTTCTGGCCGGGCACAGGGCCCCCGACGCCGGGACGGTCGTGCGCCAACCGGGGCTGCGCATCGGTCACCTGCCGCAGGACAGCCGTTTCGCCCGGGAGCGGCGCGGCCTGCTGGACACCTTCGCCGCGCATCGCGCGGTCTACGCCGACGACGCCGCGGCCGAACTGACCAGGTTCGGACTGTTCGGGGCCGCCGACTTCGACGTTCCGGTGAACCGGCTGTCCGTGGGGCAACTGCGGCGCCTCGAACTCGCGCTCCTGTTCGCGCAGCGCCCGCATCTGCTCCTGCTCGACGAACCCGGAAACCACCTGAGTCCGGCCCTGGTCGAGCAGCTGCAGGAGGCGGTGGAACACTTCACCGGACCGGTCGTGATGGTCACCCATGACCGTGCGCTCCGGGAACACCACCGGGACGGACTGCTGGAGCTGGCCGACGGGCGACTGGTCCGGCCGGCCTGA
- a CDS encoding VOC family protein — translation MIAELQCVVLDCPDPRELAEFYAAVLGGTVDRPDRRWSLDEGWSTLHTAAGPVLAFQRVVDHRPPRWPDPARPQQFHLDFAVTDLDLAHERVLVLGATVLDGGPEKRDWRIYADPAGHPFCLVRH, via the coding sequence ATGATCGCCGAATTGCAGTGTGTGGTGCTGGACTGCCCGGATCCGAGGGAACTCGCGGAGTTCTACGCGGCGGTGCTCGGCGGCACCGTCGACCGGCCGGACCGACGGTGGTCGCTCGACGAGGGGTGGTCGACGCTGCACACGGCGGCCGGGCCCGTCCTCGCGTTCCAACGGGTCGTGGACCACCGGCCGCCGCGGTGGCCCGATCCCGCACGGCCCCAGCAGTTCCATCTGGATTTCGCCGTCACGGATCTGGACCTGGCCCATGAGCGGGTGCTGGTGCTGGGGGCGACCGTGCTCGACGGCGGTCCGGAGAAGCGCGACTGGCGGATCTACGCCGATCCTGCGGGCCATCCGTTCTGCCTGGTACGTCACTGA
- a CDS encoding GNAT family N-acetyltransferase: MNAPHVRHARPADLPVVVALVAEHAAYERAAPPAAALGHRLALLLFETPSPRLRCLVAESPDGEVVGYATCVPEISTWDGAEYLHMDCLFLRDSTRGQGLGALLMDAVVAEARGLGLTEVQWQTPSWNEGAIRFYARRPGVRCQDKVRYTLPVGPRITG, from the coding sequence ATGAACGCCCCGCACGTGCGGCACGCCCGCCCGGCCGACCTTCCGGTGGTCGTCGCCCTGGTGGCCGAGCATGCGGCGTACGAGAGGGCCGCCCCGCCGGCCGCCGCTCTGGGGCACCGGCTGGCCCTGCTCCTCTTCGAGACGCCGTCGCCCCGGCTGCGGTGCCTGGTGGCGGAATCACCCGACGGCGAGGTCGTCGGCTACGCCACCTGCGTACCGGAGATCTCCACCTGGGACGGCGCCGAGTACCTCCACATGGACTGCCTCTTTCTGCGCGACAGCACCCGGGGGCAGGGCCTGGGCGCTCTGCTGATGGACGCCGTGGTAGCCGAGGCGCGCGGGCTCGGCCTCACGGAGGTCCAGTGGCAGACGCCCTCGTGGAACGAGGGCGCTATCCGCTTCTACGCACGGCGGCCCGGCGTCCGTTGCCAGGACAAGGTCCGCTACACCCTGCCGGTCGGTCCTCGGATCACCGGGTGA
- a CDS encoding sigma-70 family RNA polymerase sigma factor has protein sequence MGEDYGTALITAARSGDQRAKDRLVASCLPLLYNIVGRALDGHADVDDVVQESVLRMLRGLPGLRDPERFRSWLVAIAMNEIRGHWRDRTTGALPSDRLDDARDRADPGADFVDHTILRLGLTGQRRQVAEATRWLDEDDRALLSLWWLETAGQLSRAEVAAALELSPQHTAVRVQRMKAQLEGSRVVVSALGSDPRCVLLEDIVGEWDGVPSALWRKRLARHARGCTVCSGHGSGLVPAEGLLVGLALVPLAASVTGAAPEMVRTAVAHTTGHPTDTSHPTDISQSTATSHAGAAVHPSRPGRAERRRGQVRRRRRNSVVAAVVAVAALGTGGGAVHLYATDDDHPDRNDDSVTAVASADGARSPAPAPTPSHPASSAPPSPTASPSRKPSRSAEPTASRSARPEPSSAAPAPKPAPPAPPSVAEQVTALVNTERATEGCAPVRGNGLMSTAAQRHSADMATRDYFSHTSPDGTDPGDRLTAAGYRWSTYGENIAKGQRTPADVMSSWMNSPGHRANILNCSFKEIGVGMRNTGSGPVWTQNFGAAG, from the coding sequence ATGGGCGAGGACTACGGAACGGCGCTGATCACCGCGGCGCGCAGCGGCGATCAGCGGGCCAAGGACCGACTCGTCGCGTCCTGTCTGCCGTTGCTGTACAACATCGTCGGCCGAGCGCTGGACGGTCACGCGGACGTCGACGATGTCGTACAGGAGAGCGTGCTCCGCATGCTGCGTGGCCTTCCCGGCCTGCGTGACCCGGAGAGGTTCCGCTCCTGGCTGGTGGCGATAGCCATGAACGAGATACGTGGGCACTGGCGGGACCGCACAACCGGAGCCCTGCCCTCCGACCGCCTGGACGACGCCCGCGACCGGGCCGACCCGGGCGCCGACTTCGTCGACCACACCATCCTGCGCCTCGGGTTGACCGGACAGCGGCGCCAGGTGGCCGAGGCGACACGGTGGCTGGACGAGGACGACCGGGCCCTGCTGTCGCTGTGGTGGCTGGAGACCGCCGGGCAGCTGTCCCGCGCGGAGGTCGCCGCCGCACTCGAACTCTCCCCGCAGCACACCGCGGTCCGGGTCCAGCGGATGAAGGCCCAACTGGAGGGGTCCAGGGTCGTGGTGAGCGCGCTGGGTTCGGACCCGCGCTGCGTGCTGTTGGAGGACATCGTCGGCGAGTGGGACGGGGTGCCCTCGGCCCTCTGGCGCAAGCGGCTGGCCCGCCATGCCCGTGGCTGCACCGTCTGTTCGGGACACGGTTCGGGGCTCGTGCCCGCGGAGGGCCTGCTCGTGGGCCTGGCGCTGGTGCCCCTGGCAGCTTCTGTGACAGGCGCCGCTCCGGAGATGGTTCGCACGGCCGTCGCGCACACGACCGGCCATCCCACGGACACCTCACATCCCACGGACATCTCGCAGTCCACCGCCACTTCGCATGCCGGGGCCGCAGTCCATCCGTCCCGGCCCGGACGGGCGGAGCGCAGGCGCGGCCAGGTCCGGCGCCGCCGCCGCAATAGCGTGGTGGCGGCCGTGGTCGCCGTCGCGGCGCTGGGTACCGGCGGCGGCGCCGTACATCTCTACGCCACCGACGACGACCACCCGGACCGCAATGACGACTCCGTGACGGCCGTCGCGTCTGCCGACGGTGCCCGTTCCCCGGCGCCCGCCCCGACCCCGTCACATCCGGCGTCCTCGGCACCGCCCTCGCCCACCGCTTCGCCGTCCCGGAAGCCCTCTCGCAGTGCCGAGCCCACCGCGAGCAGGAGCGCCCGGCCCGAGCCGAGTTCGGCGGCTCCCGCACCGAAGCCCGCCCCGCCGGCCCCGCCTTCCGTAGCGGAACAGGTCACCGCACTCGTCAACACCGAACGCGCGACGGAGGGCTGTGCTCCTGTGCGCGGCAACGGTCTGATGTCCACGGCCGCCCAGAGGCATTCCGCCGACATGGCGACCCGGGACTACTTCTCGCACACGTCCCCCGACGGCACCGATCCGGGTGATCGGCTCACCGCGGCCGGCTACCGCTGGAGCACGTACGGAGAGAACATCGCCAAGGGCCAGCGCACCCCGGCCGATGTGATGAGTTCCTGGATGAACAGTCCAGGGCACCGGGCCAATATCCTCAACTGTTCGTTCAAGGAGATCGGCGTCGGGATGCGGAACACCGGGAGCGGGCCGGTGTGGACCCAGAACTTCGGCGCTGCCGGATGA